One Vespula pensylvanica isolate Volc-1 chromosome 1, ASM1446617v1, whole genome shotgun sequence genomic region harbors:
- the LOC122635591 gene encoding protein 4.1 homolog isoform X4, whose product MPEEQKSAAVPPEVTAENGTGTNSPTKSPVSKGKMALAKITLLDGTVKDFYIDRKAKGQDLLDTICQSMNLLEKDYFGLVYEDKDDSRNWLDLDKRIVKFVKNEPWKFSFEVKFYPPDPAQLQEDITRYQLCLQIRNDIIKERLPCSFVTHALLGSYLVQSEIGDYDPEEHGRTYLKDFKFAPNQTPELVEKVMDLHKTHKGQSPAEAELHYLENAKKLAMYGVDLHPAKDSEGVDIMLGVCSSGLLVYRDRLRINRFAWPKILKISYKRHNFFIKIRPGEFEQFESTIGFKLANHRAAKKLWKVCVEHHTFFRLMSPEPVKKVGLLPHLGSRFRYSGRTHYETKKTPIDRQPPQFERSLSGRRLTSRSMDALGGPKPVETYGSEPSKRHTMSYEPEMIPDMEHIDQRPSPIKKQKEKLTRKTSAGTTSASSTSSLEGEYDADRTKKKPVGGIAVLPPGGLSKKKKDKQNENEKENHNDLNNSNLINDNALLDNNDEKSPSKKDLKKKEKETPEKKDKEKKEKIKSPVGGFLFGKKEKEKDKEKEKDKEKDKEKEKDKEKEKKKEKEKDKEKEKEKKKEKEKEKEKEKQKQKEKEKEKQKEKEKEKQKEKEKQKEKEKEKSKQKKLKKKDLDDSIEKHDIESDVSTLGKEAEEIREKIGTDKSKDSAMNSDRPGYTKPYDYEETETSSTRKPFTPHGFSYEDRPASPGVRDQQSPTAASRKATGLAFNYAPGEEKKVVESVEKRKTKDIDKLQQAGIKTPGLNYVESAGLKEQQKATTYRLPNQKDSSQGETPDDGRAPHMATTTVTTRTMAMHEGLEKSPKASQAEASNYGKTPYTSASVIARTAALHEDFEKSPNTSQAEVSKDSKTPYTSASVSARTAVLHEDFEKNLKATQEEASSEGKVPYIASTAGIVRTATMHEDPEKSQTESQAKVPDDSKTPYVTAVTARTAAMFEDSEKSRKANQTEIPDDSRTPYMTAVTARSVTMHEDHDKNQKASQVETPDDGRAPYMTATAVTTRTATMHEDLEKNQKTSQVEEKTVAYATATSTTRQEQRVVTQEVRTTSHVLSGEQLFSRRLSTSSSSSGDSGTPIDLDDDQQAFYNQYYQGDPANIVVTETHVYTGEPDSNVTTTTTVPLVATETRKVALESEDGNYSATGEIVSSQTISSKTRTVETITYKTERDGVVETRVEQKITIQSDGDPIDHDKALQEAIQEAAATNPDMTVEKIEIQQQMAQ is encoded by the exons ATGCCGGAAGAACAAAAATCTGCCGCAGTACCGCCAGAAGTCACAGCGGAAAATGGCACCGGAACTAATTCGCCGACCAAAAGTCCAGTTAGCAAAGGAAAAATGGCTTTGGCGAAAATTACTTTACTGGATGGCACCgtgaaagatttttatatcgat AGAAAGGCAAAGGGACAGGATCTCCTCGATACGATATGCCAAAGTATGAATTTACTCGAGAAAGATTATTTCGGCCTTGTCTACGAGGACAAGGATGATTCAAGGAACTGGTTAGACCTTGACAAAAGAATTGTCAAATTTGTCAAAA ACGAACCGTGGAAATTCAGTTTCGAGGTGAAGTTCTATCCTCCGGATCCAGCTCAGTTACAAGAAGATATTACGCGTTACCAATTATGCTTACAAATTAGAAATGATATTATCAAAGAGCGTTTACCGTGCTCTTTCGTGACCCACGCTCTTCTGGGATCTTATTTAGTTCAGTCAGAAATTGGAGATTATGATCCAGAAGAACATGGAAGAACGTATTTGAAGGACTTTAAATTTGCTCCCAATCAGACGCCAGAATTAGTGGAAAAAGTTATGGATCTTCACAAAACACATAA AGGTCAATCTCCCGCTGAAGCAGAACTCCACTATTTAGAGAATGCAAAGAAATTAGCGATGTATGGAGTTGATTTACATCCGGCGAAAGATTCAGAAGGCGTTGATATAATGTTAGGTGTCTGTTCATCGGGTCTCCTCGTTTATCGTGATCGCTTAAGGATAAACAGGTTTGCATGGCcgaaaattttaaagatttcttACAAGAGGCATAACTTCTTCATAAAAATACGGCCTGGTGAGTTCGAGCAATTTGAATCCACGATTGGTTTCAAACTTGCGAATCATAGAGCAGCTAAAAAGTTGTGGAAGGTTTGCGTAGAGCATCATACTTTCTTCAG ACTCATGAGTCCGGAGCCTGTAAAGAAAGTCGGATTATTACCACATTTAGGATCTCGTTTCCGATATTCTGGAAGAACGCAttatgaaacgaaaaagactCCTATAGATCGACAACCTCCTCAATTTGAAAGATCTCTAAGTGGTCGACGTCTTACGTCACGTAGCATGGATG cCTTAGGTGGTCCTAAACCAGTTGAAACTTATGGCTCTGAACCAAGTAAACGTCATACTATGAGTTACGAGCCTGAAATGATTCCTGATATGGAACACATTGATCAACGGCCTAGTcctattaaaaaacaaaaggagaag CTCACACGAAAAACAAGTGCTGGAACAACATCTGCCAGCAGTACCAGTAGCCTGGAAGGAGAGTATGATGCGGATCGTACCAAAAag AAACCGGTCGGAGGAATTGCAGTCCTACCGCCCGGTGGTCTttctaagaagaagaaggataaacaaaatgaaaacgagaaggaaaaccATAATGATCTGAAcaattctaatttaattaatgataatgctCTTCTTGATAACAATGATGAGAAATCGCCcagtaaaaaagatttaaagaaaaaggaaaaggaaactccagaaaagaaggacaaagaaaagaaggaaaaaataaag AGTCCTGTTGGTGGTTTCCTCTtcggcaaaaaagaaaaagagaaggataaagaaaaggagaaagataaagaaaaggacaaggaaaaggagaaagataaagaaaaagagaagaaaaaggaaaaggaaaaggataaagaaaaagaaaaggaaaagaagaaagagaaggaaaaggaaaaggagaaagaaaaacaaaaacagaaagaaaaggaaaaagagaaacaaaaagaaaaggagaaggagaaacagaaagaaaaggagaagcaaaaagaaaaagaaaaagaaaaaagtaagcaaaaaaagctaaaaaagaaagatttggaTGACTCGATAGAAAAACATGACATAGAATCAGATGTTTCAACGTTGGGAAAAGAAGCGGAAGAAATACGCGAAAAAATAGGCACGGATAAATCAAAAGATTCTGCTATGAACTCTGATCGTCCTGGTTATACAAAACCGTACGACTATGAAGAAACAGAAACCTCGTCTACGAGGAAACCGTTTACGCCTCATGGTTTCTCTTATGAAGACAGACCAGCATCTCCAGGTGTACGAGATCAACAATCTCCTACTGCAGCTAGTCGTAAAGCAACAGGTTTAGCATTTAATTATGCTCCgggtgaagagaaaaaagtagtaGAATCagtggagaaaagaaaaacgaaagacatAGATAAACTACAACAAGCTGGAATAAAAACTCCTGGGCTCAATTACGTCGAGTCGGCTGGTCTTAAAGAACAACAAAAAGCTACAACTTACAGGCTACCTAATCAAAAAGATTCTTCTCAG GGAGAAACTCCAGATGATGGTAGAGCCCCACATATGGCAACAACGACCGTTACTACGCGCACTATGGCAATGCATGAAGGCCTTGAAAAAAGTCCAAAAGCAAGTCAG GCAGAGGCATCAAACTATGGTAAAACTCCATATACATCAGCATCTGTTATTGCACGTACTGCAGCATTGCATgaagattttgaaaaaagtcCGAATACAAGTCAG GCAGAGGTATCAAAAGACAGTAAAACCCCTTACACGTCAGCATCTGTTAGTGCACGTACTGCAGTATTGCATGAAGATTTTGAGAAAAATCTAAAAGCAACTCAG GAAGAGGCATCAAGCGAAGGTAAAGTTCCATACATTGCATCAACAGCTGGTATTGTACGTACTGCAACAATGCATGAAGATCCTGAGAAAAGTCAAACAGAAAGTCAG GCAAAAGTGCCAGATGATAGTAAAACTCCCTATGTGACAGCTGTTACTGCACGCACTGCAGCAATGTTTGAAGACTCAGAAAAAAGTCGTAAAGCAAATCAG ACAGAAATACCAGATGATAGTAGAACTCCATACATGACAGCAGTTACTGCACGTAGCGTAACAATGCATGAAGATCATGACAAAAATCAAAAAGCAAGTCAG GTAGAAACACCAGATGATGGTAGAGCCCCATACATGACAGCAACAGCTGTTACTACACGTACTGCAACAATGCATGaagatcttgaaaaaaatcagaaaacaAGTCAG GTAGAGGAAAAGACTGTAGCATACGCGACTGCAACCAGTACAACAAGACAAGAACAAAGAGTAGTAACACAAGAAGTTCGGACTACAAGTCATGTGCTTTCGGGTGAACAG CTGTTCTCACGAAGGCTCAGTACATCTAGTTCAAGCAGTGGAGATTCAGGTACACCAATTGATCTTGATGATGACCAACAAGCTTTCTACAATCAATATTATCAG GGTGATCCTGCAAATATAGTAGTAACTgaaacacacgtatatactGGAGAGCCTGATAGTAATGTAACAACTACTACGACAGTTCCATTAGTTGCAACTGAAACAAGGAAAGTTGCTTTAGAAAGCGAAGATGGGAATTACAGTGCAACAGGTGAAATTGTTAGTTCCCAAACGATATCGAGTAAAACTCGTACTGTCGAAACAATAACA TATAAAACTGAACGGGATGGTGTAGTGGAAACACGcgtagaacaaaaaataacaatacaaTCGGATGGTGATCCGATTGATCATGATAAAGCTTTACAAGAAGCTATTCAGGAAGCTGCTGCAACAAATCCTGATATGACagttgaaaaaatagaaatccaACAGCAAATGGCACAGTAA
- the LOC122635591 gene encoding protein 4.1 homolog isoform X9, which yields MPEEQKSAAVPPEVTAENGTGTNSPTKSPVSKGKMALAKITLLDGTVKDFYIDRKAKGQDLLDTICQSMNLLEKDYFGLVYEDKDDSRNWLDLDKRIVKFVKNEPWKFSFEVKFYPPDPAQLQEDITRYQLCLQIRNDIIKERLPCSFVTHALLGSYLVQSEIGDYDPEEHGRTYLKDFKFAPNQTPELVEKVMDLHKTHKGQSPAEAELHYLENAKKLAMYGVDLHPAKDSEGVDIMLGVCSSGLLVYRDRLRINRFAWPKILKISYKRHNFFIKIRPGEFEQFESTIGFKLANHRAAKKLWKVCVEHHTFFRLMSPEPVKKVGLLPHLGSRFRYSGRTHYETKKTPIDRQPPQFERSLSGRRLTSRSMDALGGPKPVETYGSEPSKRHTMSYEPEMIPDMEHIDQRPSPIKKQKEKLTRKTSAGTTSASSTSSLEGEYDADRTKKKPVGGIAVLPPGGLSKKKKDKQNENEKENHNDLNNSNLINDNALLDNNDEKSPSKKDLKKKEKETPEKKDKEKKEKIKSPVGGFLFGKKEKEKDKEKEKDKEKDKEKEKDKEKEKKKEKEKDKEKEKEKKKEKEKEKEKEKQKQKEKEKEKQKEKEKEKQKEKEKQKEKEKEKSKQKKLKKKDLDDSIEKHDIESDVSTLGKEAEEIREKIGTDKSKDSAMNSDRPGYTKPYDYEETETSSTRKPFTPHGFSYEDRPASPGVRDQQSPTAASRKATGLAFNYAPGEEKKVVESVEKRKTKDIDKLQQAGIKTPGLNYVESAGLKEQQKATTYRLPNQKDSSQGETPDDGRAPHMATTTVTTRTMAMHEGLEKSPKASQAEASNYGKTPYTSASVIARTAALHEDFEKSPNTSQVETPDDGRAPYMTATAVTTRTATMHEDLEKNQKTSQVEEKTVAYATATSTTRQEQRVVTQEVRTTSHVLSGEQLFSRRLSTSSSSSGDSGTPIDLDDDQQAFYNQYYQGDPANIVVTETHVYTGEPDSNVTTTTTVPLVATETRKVALESEDGNYSATGEIVSSQTISSKTRTVETITYKTERDGVVETRVEQKITIQSDGDPIDHDKALQEAIQEAAATNPDMTVEKIEIQQQMAQ from the exons ATGCCGGAAGAACAAAAATCTGCCGCAGTACCGCCAGAAGTCACAGCGGAAAATGGCACCGGAACTAATTCGCCGACCAAAAGTCCAGTTAGCAAAGGAAAAATGGCTTTGGCGAAAATTACTTTACTGGATGGCACCgtgaaagatttttatatcgat AGAAAGGCAAAGGGACAGGATCTCCTCGATACGATATGCCAAAGTATGAATTTACTCGAGAAAGATTATTTCGGCCTTGTCTACGAGGACAAGGATGATTCAAGGAACTGGTTAGACCTTGACAAAAGAATTGTCAAATTTGTCAAAA ACGAACCGTGGAAATTCAGTTTCGAGGTGAAGTTCTATCCTCCGGATCCAGCTCAGTTACAAGAAGATATTACGCGTTACCAATTATGCTTACAAATTAGAAATGATATTATCAAAGAGCGTTTACCGTGCTCTTTCGTGACCCACGCTCTTCTGGGATCTTATTTAGTTCAGTCAGAAATTGGAGATTATGATCCAGAAGAACATGGAAGAACGTATTTGAAGGACTTTAAATTTGCTCCCAATCAGACGCCAGAATTAGTGGAAAAAGTTATGGATCTTCACAAAACACATAA AGGTCAATCTCCCGCTGAAGCAGAACTCCACTATTTAGAGAATGCAAAGAAATTAGCGATGTATGGAGTTGATTTACATCCGGCGAAAGATTCAGAAGGCGTTGATATAATGTTAGGTGTCTGTTCATCGGGTCTCCTCGTTTATCGTGATCGCTTAAGGATAAACAGGTTTGCATGGCcgaaaattttaaagatttcttACAAGAGGCATAACTTCTTCATAAAAATACGGCCTGGTGAGTTCGAGCAATTTGAATCCACGATTGGTTTCAAACTTGCGAATCATAGAGCAGCTAAAAAGTTGTGGAAGGTTTGCGTAGAGCATCATACTTTCTTCAG ACTCATGAGTCCGGAGCCTGTAAAGAAAGTCGGATTATTACCACATTTAGGATCTCGTTTCCGATATTCTGGAAGAACGCAttatgaaacgaaaaagactCCTATAGATCGACAACCTCCTCAATTTGAAAGATCTCTAAGTGGTCGACGTCTTACGTCACGTAGCATGGATG cCTTAGGTGGTCCTAAACCAGTTGAAACTTATGGCTCTGAACCAAGTAAACGTCATACTATGAGTTACGAGCCTGAAATGATTCCTGATATGGAACACATTGATCAACGGCCTAGTcctattaaaaaacaaaaggagaag CTCACACGAAAAACAAGTGCTGGAACAACATCTGCCAGCAGTACCAGTAGCCTGGAAGGAGAGTATGATGCGGATCGTACCAAAAag AAACCGGTCGGAGGAATTGCAGTCCTACCGCCCGGTGGTCTttctaagaagaagaaggataaacaaaatgaaaacgagaaggaaaaccATAATGATCTGAAcaattctaatttaattaatgataatgctCTTCTTGATAACAATGATGAGAAATCGCCcagtaaaaaagatttaaagaaaaaggaaaaggaaactccagaaaagaaggacaaagaaaagaaggaaaaaataaag AGTCCTGTTGGTGGTTTCCTCTtcggcaaaaaagaaaaagagaaggataaagaaaaggagaaagataaagaaaaggacaaggaaaaggagaaagataaagaaaaagagaagaaaaaggaaaaggaaaaggataaagaaaaagaaaaggaaaagaagaaagagaaggaaaaggaaaaggagaaagaaaaacaaaaacagaaagaaaaggaaaaagagaaacaaaaagaaaaggagaaggagaaacagaaagaaaaggagaagcaaaaagaaaaagaaaaagaaaaaagtaagcaaaaaaagctaaaaaagaaagatttggaTGACTCGATAGAAAAACATGACATAGAATCAGATGTTTCAACGTTGGGAAAAGAAGCGGAAGAAATACGCGAAAAAATAGGCACGGATAAATCAAAAGATTCTGCTATGAACTCTGATCGTCCTGGTTATACAAAACCGTACGACTATGAAGAAACAGAAACCTCGTCTACGAGGAAACCGTTTACGCCTCATGGTTTCTCTTATGAAGACAGACCAGCATCTCCAGGTGTACGAGATCAACAATCTCCTACTGCAGCTAGTCGTAAAGCAACAGGTTTAGCATTTAATTATGCTCCgggtgaagagaaaaaagtagtaGAATCagtggagaaaagaaaaacgaaagacatAGATAAACTACAACAAGCTGGAATAAAAACTCCTGGGCTCAATTACGTCGAGTCGGCTGGTCTTAAAGAACAACAAAAAGCTACAACTTACAGGCTACCTAATCAAAAAGATTCTTCTCAG GGAGAAACTCCAGATGATGGTAGAGCCCCACATATGGCAACAACGACCGTTACTACGCGCACTATGGCAATGCATGAAGGCCTTGAAAAAAGTCCAAAAGCAAGTCAG GCAGAGGCATCAAACTATGGTAAAACTCCATATACATCAGCATCTGTTATTGCACGTACTGCAGCATTGCATgaagattttgaaaaaagtcCGAATACAAGTCAG GTAGAAACACCAGATGATGGTAGAGCCCCATACATGACAGCAACAGCTGTTACTACACGTACTGCAACAATGCATGaagatcttgaaaaaaatcagaaaacaAGTCAG GTAGAGGAAAAGACTGTAGCATACGCGACTGCAACCAGTACAACAAGACAAGAACAAAGAGTAGTAACACAAGAAGTTCGGACTACAAGTCATGTGCTTTCGGGTGAACAG CTGTTCTCACGAAGGCTCAGTACATCTAGTTCAAGCAGTGGAGATTCAGGTACACCAATTGATCTTGATGATGACCAACAAGCTTTCTACAATCAATATTATCAG GGTGATCCTGCAAATATAGTAGTAACTgaaacacacgtatatactGGAGAGCCTGATAGTAATGTAACAACTACTACGACAGTTCCATTAGTTGCAACTGAAACAAGGAAAGTTGCTTTAGAAAGCGAAGATGGGAATTACAGTGCAACAGGTGAAATTGTTAGTTCCCAAACGATATCGAGTAAAACTCGTACTGTCGAAACAATAACA TATAAAACTGAACGGGATGGTGTAGTGGAAACACGcgtagaacaaaaaataacaatacaaTCGGATGGTGATCCGATTGATCATGATAAAGCTTTACAAGAAGCTATTCAGGAAGCTGCTGCAACAAATCCTGATATGACagttgaaaaaatagaaatccaACAGCAAATGGCACAGTAA